In a genomic window of Telopea speciosissima isolate NSW1024214 ecotype Mountain lineage chromosome 5, Tspe_v1, whole genome shotgun sequence:
- the LOC122662653 gene encoding thioredoxin domain-containing protein 9 homolog translates to MENPKVQEILEKQLLTVARAVEDKLDDEIAALDRVDNDDLEALRERRLQQMKKMAEKRSRWISLGHGDYSELPSEKDFFSAVKASERVVCHFYRENWPCKVMDKHLNILAKQHMETRFVKIQAEKSPFLAERLKIVVLPTLALIKNTKVDDYVVGFDELGGTDDFSTEDLEERLAKSQVIIQDESSINPSKSSGSVRRSVRQSADSNSDSE, encoded by the exons ATGGAGAATCCAAAAGTTCAGGAG ATCCTGGAGAAGCAACTCTTGACGGTCGCCAGGGCTGTAGAAGACAAGCTCGACGACGAGATCGCTGCTTTAGATCGTGTAGACAATGACGATCTCGAAGCATTAAGAGAGCGGAGGCTTCAGCAGATGAAGAAGATGGCTGAGAAAAGGAGCCGTTGGATCTCCCTCGGCCACGGCGACTACTCTGAGCTCCCCTCCGAGAAGGATTTCTTCTCCGCCGTCAAGGCCAGCGAACGCGTCGTTTGCCACTTCTACCGTGAGAATTGGCCCTGCAAG GTGATGGATAAGCACTTGAACATTCTGGCAAAGCAGCATATGGAGACACGTTTTGTGAAAATTCAAGCTGAGAAAAGCCCCTTTTTGGCTGAAAGGCTTAAGATCGTAGTTCTTCCGACCCTTGCCCTTATAAAGAATACCAAAGTAGATGATTATGTG GTGGGTTTTGATGAGCTTGGTGGGACAGATGACTTCAGCACAGAAGATCTGGAGGAGAGGCTAGCCAAGTCTCAAGTCATCATTCAGGATGAATCATCAATAAATCCATCCAAGTCAAGCGGATCAGTCCGGAGGAGTGTCCGGCAAAGTGCAGACTCTAACTCAGATTCAGAATAG